One Staphylococcus simiae genomic region harbors:
- the dnaG gene encoding DNA primase — MRIEQSVINEIKDKTDILDLVSEYVKLEKRGRNYIGLCPFHDEKTPSFTVSEDKQICHCFGCKKGGNVFQFTQEIKDISFVEAVKELGDRVNVHVDINDNSEQSHVQIASDDLKMIEMHELMQEFYQYALMKSVEGEKALEYLQQRGFTDDLIKERGIGFAPDNSHFCHDFLQKKGYDIELAYEAGLLSRNEENFSYYDRFRNRIMFPLKNAQGRTVGYSGRTYTNQEPKYLNSPETPIFQKRKLLYNLDKARKTIRKNDEIVLLEGFMDVIKADQAGLKNVVATMGTQLSDEHVTFIKKLTSNITIMFDGDFAGSEATLKTGQHLLQQGINVFAIQLPTGMDPDEYIGKYGSDAFQAFITNDKKSFVNYKANILKDEIEHNDLSYERYLKELSQDISLMKSSILRQKALNDIAPFFNISPEQLANEVQFNNSSTSEYPEDYYDYNTVNVPVGMAQFDNLSRQEKAERAFIKHLMNDKDIFLNYYQRVDSNDFTNAHFKYIFSLLHDYYAENDRYDISNVVQYTDSSDIRETLISFEQYHLNDEPFENEIDDYINVINESNEETVESLQQKLREASRIGDLELQKYYLEQIVALNKARM; from the coding sequence GTGCGAATAGAACAATCGGTTATAAATGAGATTAAAGATAAAACAGATATTTTAGATTTAGTAAGTGAATATGTAAAATTAGAAAAAAGAGGACGCAATTATATCGGTTTGTGTCCTTTTCATGATGAAAAAACGCCTTCATTTACTGTGTCTGAAGACAAACAAATCTGTCATTGTTTTGGTTGTAAAAAAGGTGGTAATGTTTTTCAATTCACTCAAGAAATTAAAGATATTTCATTTGTTGAAGCGGTCAAAGAATTAGGGGACAGAGTTAATGTTCATGTTGATATAAATGACAACTCTGAACAGTCTCATGTTCAAATAGCTTCTGATGATTTGAAGATGATAGAAATGCATGAATTAATGCAAGAATTCTATCAATACGCATTAATGAAATCTGTTGAAGGTGAAAAAGCTTTAGAATATCTTCAACAACGGGGATTTACTGATGACTTGATCAAAGAGAGAGGTATCGGCTTTGCACCTGATAACTCACATTTTTGTCATGACTTCTTACAGAAAAAAGGTTATGACATAGAATTAGCATATGAAGCTGGTTTGCTTTCACGTAATGAAGAAAATTTTAGTTATTATGATAGATTTAGAAATAGAATCATGTTTCCACTAAAAAACGCTCAAGGCAGAACAGTTGGCTATTCAGGTAGAACCTATACAAATCAAGAACCTAAATATTTGAATAGTCCTGAAACACCAATATTTCAAAAAAGAAAACTACTTTACAACTTAGATAAAGCCCGTAAAACAATTAGAAAAAATGATGAAATCGTATTATTAGAAGGTTTTATGGATGTAATAAAAGCAGATCAAGCAGGTTTGAAAAATGTCGTAGCAACGATGGGTACACAATTATCAGATGAACATGTAACTTTCATAAAGAAATTGACTTCAAATATTACAATCATGTTTGATGGGGATTTTGCAGGTAGTGAAGCAACACTAAAAACTGGTCAACATTTACTTCAGCAAGGTATCAATGTCTTTGCAATTCAGTTGCCAACTGGAATGGATCCTGATGAATATATTGGTAAATATGGTAGTGATGCGTTCCAAGCTTTTATCACAAATGACAAAAAATCTTTTGTCAACTATAAAGCTAATATTTTAAAAGACGAAATTGAGCATAATGATTTGTCATACGAACGCTATTTAAAAGAACTATCCCAAGATATATCTTTGATGAAATCTTCAATTTTGAGACAAAAAGCATTAAATGATATTGCACCATTTTTTAATATTAGTCCTGAACAACTCGCTAATGAAGTACAATTTAACAATTCATCTACATCAGAGTATCCAGAAGATTATTATGATTATAACACTGTAAATGTGCCAGTTGGGATGGCACAATTTGATAATTTAAGTCGACAAGAAAAAGCTGAGCGCGCCTTTATAAAACATTTAATGAATGATAAAGATATCTTTTTAAATTATTATCAACGTGTTGATTCAAATGACTTTACAAATGCACATTTTAAGTATATATTTAGTCTTTTGCATGATTATTATGCTGAGAATGATCGTTATGATATTAGTAATGTTGTTCAATATACAGATTCAAGTGATATTAGAGAAACGCTTATTAGTTTTGAACAGTATCATTTGAATGACGAACCATTTGAAAATGAAATAGATGATTATATTAATGTTATTAATGAATCAAACGAAGAAACGGTAGAATCTTTGCAACAAAAATTAAGGGAAGCATCAAGAATAGGTGATTTAGAACTACAGAAATATTATTTAGAGCAAATTGTTGCTTTGAATAAAGCACGAATGTAA
- a CDS encoding pyruvate, water dikinase regulatory protein, which translates to MENIKILVASDSIGETAELVARAGISQFNPKQCKNELLRYPYIESTDDIDEVIQVARDTNAIIVYTLIKPEIKQYMLEKVALYKLKSVDIMGPLMDLLSQSVEEKPYNEPGIVHRLDDAYFKKIDAIEFAVKYDDGKDPKGLPKADIVLLGISRTSKTPLSQYLAHKSYKVMNVPIVPEVTPPDGLYDIDPSKCIALKISEEKLNRIRKERLKQLGLGDSARYATDARIKEELEYFEGIVKEIGCPVIDVTEKAIEETANDIIHYIEENKSK; encoded by the coding sequence ATGGAAAATATTAAGATTTTAGTAGCTTCTGATTCTATTGGAGAAACTGCTGAATTAGTTGCTAGAGCAGGTATATCACAATTTAATCCAAAACAATGTAAAAATGAATTATTAAGATATCCGTATATAGAATCCACTGATGACATAGATGAAGTGATTCAAGTAGCTAGAGACACTAATGCAATTATTGTCTATACACTTATTAAACCTGAAATAAAGCAATATATGCTAGAAAAAGTAGCATTATATAAATTAAAATCAGTAGATATTATGGGTCCACTAATGGATTTATTATCACAATCAGTAGAAGAGAAACCTTATAATGAACCAGGTATTGTCCATCGCTTAGATGATGCCTATTTCAAAAAAATAGACGCTATAGAATTTGCAGTTAAATACGATGATGGTAAAGACCCTAAAGGTTTACCTAAAGCAGATATAGTATTGCTAGGTATTTCTAGAACATCTAAGACACCATTATCGCAATATCTTGCTCATAAAAGCTATAAAGTAATGAACGTTCCAATTGTTCCTGAAGTCACACCACCTGATGGTTTGTATGATATTGATCCTTCAAAATGTATTGCTTTAAAAATTAGTGAAGAAAAGTTGAATAGAATTCGTAAAGAGAGACTGAAACAACTTGGTTTGGGAGATTCAGCAAGATATGCAACTGATGCACGAATTAAAGAAGAATTAGAATATTTTGAAGGTATTGTGAAAGAAATTGGTTGTCCTGTTATAGATGTAACGGAAAAAGCCATAGAAGAAACAGCAAATGATATTATTCATTATATTGAAGAAAATAAATCGAAATGA
- a CDS encoding helix-turn-helix transcriptional regulator yields the protein MELNQRQERIIEIVKDQGPITGEHIAEKLNLTRATLRPDLAILTMSGFLEARPRVGYYYSGKSKDKLFNDKLRQFEVKDYMSHPVVLKESTTVYDAICTIFLEDVSTLFIINDNSDFIGVCSRKDLLRASMIGSDIHQLPISINMTRMPNVTYLEESELLIYAADQMIEKEIDSIPIVRRKGNNKFEVIGRISKTTITKLIVSLYKE from the coding sequence ATAGAACTTAATCAAAGACAAGAACGCATCATTGAAATTGTAAAAGATCAAGGACCTATTACAGGGGAACATATTGCTGAAAAGTTAAATCTAACTAGAGCCACATTGCGACCAGATTTAGCTATATTAACGATGTCAGGATTTCTTGAAGCACGACCACGCGTTGGCTATTATTATTCTGGTAAATCAAAGGATAAATTATTTAATGACAAATTAAGACAATTTGAAGTTAAAGACTATATGTCTCACCCTGTAGTTTTAAAAGAAAGTACGACAGTATACGATGCAATATGTACTATTTTTTTAGAAGATGTCAGTACATTATTTATTATTAATGATAATAGTGATTTTATTGGTGTCTGTTCTAGAAAAGATCTATTGCGAGCATCTATGATAGGTTCAGATATTCACCAACTTCCAATAAGTATAAATATGACACGTATGCCTAATGTGACATATTTAGAAGAAAGTGAATTACTTATCTATGCAGCCGATCAGATGATTGAAAAAGAAATCGATTCAATTCCGATCGTTCGTAGAAAAGGGAATAATAAATTTGAAGTGATTGGTAGAATATCAAAAACGACTATTACTAAATTAATAGTATCATTATATAAAGAATAG
- a CDS encoding glycine--tRNA ligase — protein MTKDMDTIVSLAKHRGFVFPGSDIYGGLSNTWDYGPLGVELKNNIKRAWWQKFITQSPYNVGIDAAILMNPKVWEASGHLNNFNDPMIDNKDSKIRYRADKLIEDYMQDVKGDENFIADGLSFDEMKRIIDEENIVCPVSKTANWTDIRQFNLMFKTFQGVTEDSTNEIFLRPETAQGIFVNYKNVQRSMRKKLPFGIGQVGKSFRNEITPGNFIFRTREFEQMELEFFCKPGEEIEWQNYWKTFASDWLTNLNMNTENMRLRDHDEDELSHYSNATTDIEYKFPFGWGELWGIASRTDFDLRQHAEHSGEDFRYHDPETNEKYIPYCIEPSLGADRVTLAFLCDAYDEEGVEGSKDARTVLHFHPAIAPYKAAILPLSKKLSGEAIKIFEELSSKFSIDFDESQSIGKRYRRQDEIGTPYCITFDFDSLEDNQVTVRDRDSMEQVRMPISELETFLAEKIKF, from the coding sequence ATGACAAAAGATATGGATACAATTGTTTCACTAGCTAAACATAGAGGTTTTGTATTTCCAGGTAGTGATATCTATGGTGGTTTATCAAACACTTGGGACTATGGTCCATTAGGTGTTGAATTAAAAAATAATATTAAAAGAGCTTGGTGGCAAAAATTTATTACTCAATCACCTTATAATGTTGGTATTGATGCCGCTATATTAATGAATCCAAAAGTTTGGGAAGCGTCTGGACATTTAAATAACTTTAATGATCCAATGATCGATAATAAGGATAGTAAGATTCGTTACAGAGCTGATAAACTTATTGAAGATTATATGCAAGATGTCAAAGGTGATGAAAACTTTATCGCTGATGGTTTAAGCTTTGATGAAATGAAACGTATTATTGATGAAGAAAATATCGTGTGTCCTGTAAGTAAAACTGCTAATTGGACTGACATTCGCCAATTTAACTTAATGTTCAAGACATTCCAGGGTGTTACTGAAGATTCAACAAATGAAATTTTCTTACGTCCAGAAACTGCGCAAGGTATTTTTGTTAACTATAAAAATGTTCAACGTTCAATGCGTAAAAAATTACCATTTGGTATCGGCCAAGTTGGTAAATCATTCCGTAATGAAATTACTCCAGGTAACTTCATCTTTAGAACACGTGAGTTTGAACAAATGGAACTTGAATTTTTCTGTAAACCAGGTGAAGAAATCGAATGGCAAAACTATTGGAAAACATTTGCAAGTGATTGGTTAACAAACTTAAATATGAATACTGAAAATATGAGATTACGTGATCATGATGAAGATGAATTATCACACTACTCAAATGCAACAACTGATATCGAATATAAATTCCCATTTGGTTGGGGTGAGCTATGGGGTATCGCAAGTCGTACGGACTTTGACTTACGTCAACATGCAGAGCATTCAGGTGAAGATTTCAGATATCATGATCCTGAAACAAATGAAAAATACATCCCATATTGTATAGAACCATCATTAGGTGCTGATCGTGTTACTTTAGCATTCCTATGTGATGCGTATGACGAAGAAGGTGTAGAAGGTAGCAAAGATGCTCGTACGGTCTTACACTTCCACCCTGCAATAGCACCATATAAAGCTGCTATATTACCATTAAGCAAAAAATTATCTGGTGAAGCTATTAAAATCTTTGAAGAGTTAAGCTCTAAATTCTCAATCGATTTTGATGAGTCTCAATCAATTGGTAAAAGATATCGTCGACAAGACGAAATCGGTACACCATACTGTATTACTTTTGACTTCGATTCGTTAGAAGACAACCAAGTTACGGTTCGTGATAGAGATTCAATGGAACAAGTACGTATGCCAATTTCAGAATTAGAAACATTCTTAGCCGAAAAAATTAAGTTTTAA
- the recO gene encoding DNA repair protein RecO, giving the protein MRQKGIIIKAIDYGESDKVITILNEHGAKVPLMARRAKKVKTGLQAQTQMFVDGLFIYNQWRGMGTLNSVDVINQHYKLQMDLYVSSYASLAAETIDRSMDEGDISPYNYQLLQFVLTKIEQDTSAQLLSIIVLLKCMNRFGFTASFDHCIVTGNEDQSQLVGYSFKFDGTISKNVAHQDPHAVMISNKTLYLLDILQKLPIDKMNSLNIAQELLDEMSDLLIMLYREYAGMFFKSQKLINQLKRLENQ; this is encoded by the coding sequence ATGCGGCAAAAAGGCATTATAATAAAAGCTATTGATTATGGAGAATCTGATAAAGTAATTACAATATTAAATGAACATGGTGCTAAAGTACCCTTAATGGCCAGAAGAGCTAAAAAAGTTAAAACTGGCTTACAAGCACAGACGCAGATGTTTGTGGATGGTTTGTTTATATATAACCAATGGCGAGGCATGGGAACACTTAATTCTGTAGATGTGATTAATCAACACTATAAACTACAAATGGATTTATATGTAAGTAGTTATGCCTCTTTAGCTGCTGAAACTATTGATCGTTCTATGGATGAAGGAGATATTTCTCCTTATAATTATCAATTACTACAATTTGTGTTAACAAAAATTGAACAAGACACTTCAGCACAATTATTATCTATTATTGTATTGTTAAAATGTATGAATCGATTTGGTTTTACAGCGTCATTCGATCATTGTATAGTGACTGGTAATGAAGATCAATCACAATTAGTTGGTTATAGTTTCAAATTTGATGGGACAATATCTAAAAATGTAGCTCATCAAGATCCACATGCAGTTATGATATCTAATAAAACATTATACTTATTAGATATATTACAAAAGTTACCCATCGACAAAATGAATTCTCTAAATATTGCCCAAGAGCTATTAGATGAAATGTCAGATTTGTTAATCATGCTTTATAGGGAATATGCAGGCATGTTTTTTAAAAGTCAAAAATTAATTAATCAGTTAAAAAGATTAGAAAATCAATAA